Within the Deltaproteobacteria bacterium genome, the region AGCCATTAGGGCACTTAGCTCAGTTGGAAGAGCATCGGCTTTACAAGCCGGGGGTCGTAGGTTCGAGCCCTACAGTGCCCACAGGTATTTTGGGCTTCTGCGGACCTACAGCTAGCTCGGATAATTTTCCGTATACGCTTCGCAGTTTGCCACCAGCCACTGGCTGGTGTTTGCCTGCTACATAGATTCGAGCCCCGTTAATCACTTCATCCTAAAAACGGCAGTTGAAATCGCTTCTCTGTCATTGCGAGCCCAGTAGGGCGAAGCAATCTCAATTGGCCCAAGTGAGATTGCTTCACCCTGCTGGTGCAGGGTTCGCAATGACAAATCGTGCATTATTTCAGAAGAATACGCTTCGCAGTTTGCCACCAGCCACTGGCTGGTGTTTGCCTGCTACGCGGGTTCGAGCCCTACAGTGCCCACAAATAAGGATCAATTGGTAGTTTTCGAATCAGAGGTTCAACTAGACCTTTAGGGCATTCTCTGTTATATTGCTTTTGTGAGTAAAACATTAAAATTAACCGCAGTCGTAGAGTATGAAAAGGGTGGTTATGTGGCTCTGTGCCCGGAGCTAGATATTGCAAGTCAAGGGGACACCATTGAAGAGGCACGTAAGAACTTAACTGAAGCCATAGAGCTT harbors:
- a CDS encoding type II toxin-antitoxin system HicB family antitoxin; this encodes MSKTLKLTAVVEYEKGGYVALCPELDIASQGDTIEEARKNLTEAIELFFETARPLEITNRLHS